TTAAGGCCTTAACTCAAAGGTAACCCACTTCCAAGGAAATAGAACACTTAAATTACCTCccacaaactatttttttttgttttgctaAGCAGTATCTATACACATACAAAACTCTCAACCACCATACATTTGAAAAAATGTGAATTGACATGGTACAAAAGGTAAGTCCCGGCACAATGTTATATTTACAAACAAGCACTTATAAACTTATCAAAGATCTACACGTACATAAAACAGAAGACCTTACTTTAGAGTAATTTAGGAGTCCACCAGAACATTTACAAAATGAGAAAGGCAACAGGCCTTGTCAACAATAATACAAACCTTATAATTCTTTTCGGCACATGTACTTCTAAAGGTGCCAAAACGAGAATCCACTGGATTGATTATACAATAACCTTTCACTCTGATGATATAGTTCATCTAAATGCATTTGGAAATATGAACCACACTGCAGCAGATATGGTGTTCGTTGTCAGAGAATTCATGATCTGCAGGAAGGTAGAGTGATGCCTCCACAACAAGCAGCAATTATCAAGTAAAGGAAGAGCACAATCAGGCATGTTAACAAACCCCTGTCATGAGAAAGTTACGAAGCTCAGATTGACGAATATATAAGACCAAAAGGCTTCAAACTAAGAATTTTGTTGGACAAGAATGTTGCATATCTTGATGTAATTAGGGTAGTTAGACTAGTTGATTAAAGGTGAATTACTTCCTCCAACAGTCGCATTTCATAAAGGAACTCACACAAGGTTGATAAAAGTATGAAACAGGTGCAACACCATCTGACCCAAGCCTAAGACGACTGAAACTAAGGCCAAGCTGTGGCCTATACAATGAGTCTTCTCTCTAACATGCTAATCTTGAGTCTTATTAAGCTCACCCAACATTAACCAGCTCGTAGAGaacaaaattgaaattaaacCATTGAATTGAGTCCTCAGCTATCAATGTTGTTCTGTCTTCAACCTAAATATTCATTATTAAGAGTATCATACTAAATCCAAATCCAATAATCCATCCATGCAGAAAATTGGATGGATCATATTGTGGAGAAAATAGATTTGGTTCATATTTGGCCATTGATTATGCAGAATCAATCTTTATGTGTTGGATTTTGATGAGATATCAATTTACATACAATTCAATTTATGAGTTGAATTGTTGGATACGATAACTAATATGCAATCCATTAACAGTTTCTTCTCTTTCCTTTCCTATCCCATTTTGTCTAGTAGTTTCCTTCTTCTCAGTTATTTATATCTGCCTTTAGCAAGCTCTACCTAAGTGAACTTGCTCACGTTGTCACTCCCAAGCACAAATAAAGGAGGAAGGTTGTGGTAGGTTGACTACCAACTTTAAACCTAGTCAATTTATGATGACTCCATAAAACATCGAATATGTAGGAACATGCACAACCTAGGAACAAGTTATACTGCTACCTGAGTATGATGAAAAATAGAAAAGGGATTATCAGATTATTGTTTGGGTATGAGGTGACCAGGAGCAACGGTTCCAGCATCATGGATGGATGTCGGCAAAGTAGTCCACCACATCGGACTAGTTTGGGATTGAGACATAGTTTTTTTCATTGTTGTGTATCTGTTTTTATCAAATGACTGGAAATTGGGGAACCTAAATAGCACTGGCTAACTACTGCCCACTGCAATCGTCTTTTGATAATCACCACTCTAGAAGCTGGAGAAGCTTTCCTAACTCCAAAAAACCAATTAAACCATGCtcttaaactaaaaaataaatatgtaataCAAGAAAAAGTAACTTTAAACACAGAAAGAAATTTTAGGTACAAAcgaattgaatttttttccaattaaCTTATGGATTTTAACCATAAATACTGTGTCAATCATGTTCAACCAACACAGGTGCAGTTTCACGTTTCTAgtcaattttcattttttttaatttttgtttctaGTCAAATTTATTAACTACTTTTCTAATGGAGTACTAAATTTCAACATTTCAATTCCTgaacaataacatattcatcCATATGTTTTCTGAATGATTAACATATTTTATTGCTAGCCATCAAAACTAAAATAATGATTAACATATTGCTTTGCCAACTATATTTTCTTGATGTGGACTAGATCTATAATACTTTGAAAAAGATACTTACAGGAGCTTCGCATTTTTCATCCAAAGAGCTCTCCTAAGGCGCTTCGACTGTTTCCTGAAGTGAAATGCATTGTCTTGCATTGTTCCTGTTTTGTCGATGAGTAGCTCAATCCGATCCCCTCTTTCAAGAATTTTCTCAATATTATCAACCATGATGGTGCGTATCTGGATGTACATTGCAGTAGTTTCTCGTTCTTTTAGAATAGTCGCAATACATGAAGGAGTGGGGGATTTTGAAAGAAGGAAGCAACAGTAGCATATCACGATGTAAATGCACTATATTAAAGGTAAGAATTGAACACATACATCAAAATAATGCAATAGGACCAGAATCATATAACTAGGTAACGCAATAGGGTatagtatttctttccttttttctacATCAACTTATACTGTAAGATAAAACTGTCAATTTTTTTACTACAGCAAGACATCAAATGGTCATAAATGGTATTCCCTCCGTTTCATTTTACATGGTAGTGTGTGACTTCGTTTAGagtttagaaaagaaaaagagacaTACGGGCATACAGAATAGATCAGTACCCTTAGAACTTGTCTTCTTAACATGACATAACATTTCTATGGCTATAAGAAAATGACATTAAAGTTAAATGAGAAGTCTAGAGTTAAAGAGTTTccaagtaagaaaaatattattctttttggaacgactaaaaaggaaagagtatcatacaaaatataaaatagaatAGAGTGAGTTTATAGTTCACAAAGGTGATTGATTTTCTCTGCATGAGATATTAGGATCATTAATTACTTCTCGAGTTCTATGACGTGGAGATAAAAGCCACACAGTACTTGAAGTGGAGGCATTCAGATATCAAAGGATAAGTATTAGTCAAGGGGAAGAAGAAGTTATTACTATTGGTTGAGAGTTCAACACTTCAAAATTATCTTAATTGAAACTTGTTGTATAACTGTTCTGTAGGAGCTTATTTAGTTACCAAGAATATAAAACCTTTGATAATTTAATATAACTGTGGATATCTTGGAGAGTTAATGCATATGCATCCATAGACACGATATCTGAAGCATAAAAGACAGataaaacaaaagacaaataaaaggaaaacaaatggAGATGAAACAAGGTAACCTTAAGCTTCATGCGCTTTGTTGCAAGTAAACAGAAAAGATACTTGCCTCACCAACTTCTCCTCTGACACGATTTAGTGTATCTGCACTTGGATTACTTGAAAAAAACTCCATTTGCTGATGTAAGACCCttgagaattcatcattcatggAATAGGCAGGAGCATAAGAAGCCACCTTACCATAGTTCTTCATGAACCTCATATGAATATCCTCCAAGTATGAGAATGGAATCCTCCCTAAAGCAGCATTCTCCGTTAGTGACAGGCAGTGAAGGATAACTCAAATGACTAACAGAATTTTCAGTCCTTAGTAACAGATATACATAAAATGTGGACTCATAAGTTCTCCAATGGCAACAATATTTCTTTCTGGAAGTGCTGAAAGATGCTCGTCAAAAAAGAAAGTGTGAAGAGATGAAACTAGGAAAGTCAGAAAGGCATCTGTGAAATTTGCAGATGGAAATAGGACAATCAATGGTGTATTTGGGTCAACCAGAAAAAGAGAAGTCACTAATTAGCTTCTATATGGTCTTTGAAGCCACAAAAGTTGGTCCTTTCTGATATCGAACAACGAAGAGAGCTAAACCAAAAACACAAACACACACATAAACATGGCTTAAGTTAAGGGAAACAGTGACCAAATACTAAATCAGCCTCTTCTAATGGAGCCGTTCAGAATAAATTAGATGCAGATCCAGAATTTGAAGTTCATGAATTCTTACATTGATCTCAAGTTAATACTACAATAATAACGGGTTTCACAAACAATATTTATAGATACTTAGTGGATTTCTTGAAATGACCAAATCTAATCAAAACTGAGAACAGGTTTAATTTGTTTCTAGCTCTATAGTTCAGATTAACTTAACAGCTGGAGAAATAAATTgatttgaaacaaaaaaaagggaaaCTTCACACAAAATTTACAAATGAGATGGAATTTATACTTACTTCCAAAGGTTTCGTTGGCCATACAAAGGAAGGTGATTCCATCTGATCGGAGTATGTGGAAGATGTATCGATCCTGAGAGAAACAAAGCCGCGACTCCGTTTCATCTGGAAGCTTCTCCAATATACGCCGCGCCACCGCCCCGGTGTTCCCCGTCACGGCACTGAACTCCGCCAACACCGTCGTGCCTCTCGCCACAACCGCATAGACTATCGCCATTTCTCTCTCACACAGATACGTATCGAAAAGTAGGAGATTCGAATTGTAGACTGGAAAGTCTACGGAGGTTTTGATAAGGGCAGAACGGAAATCagcattcatattattttctaaCTACACTTTACCCCCTTGAGTTTTTGGTTCTCACATATGACCCCATCTAACTCATCCTTTTATTACGCTTTGATCCCACCTTGGGCTAAGAGAAAAAGATTATTCAAATCCAGTGtttataataaattatagtATCAACTAATCGTGATAAATGACATGATTGTATATAAACATATGTTATTTGTTCAttgatttttgttttttccAAGTAACTAATGGGATGAGTGTTATTAAGCATATACCAATAAAGAAATATTGGTGAGGAAATTTACTCAAGTTAAGGAGAAGCGTCAAATATTCATTCATAGTATTTTTAAGGCAATTACCTACCCtattaaaagaaagatatttaGTGAGTAGCAATAATAGGAAGTATTTCTTATAagttattgttatttaattaaaatagtaaagatAAACCAGGtaaaaaagtaataaaagactaatctaataataataaaacatcAAATATTTTGAGAACTAATTTTGTTCCAAAAGGACTATTCCTTCCGtctatttttacttgttcacaTTTGATTTAGCATATttcttaagaaataataaaaggaatgataattttactatatcatttctGTTTTATATAAGTCatctaaatattgaaaaatgaataataGTATATAAAGGTATGGAAtgataaattatcttttaaatttttaaattaaacaaataaagtggacatttatttttgatataattaacaagtaaaagtggatgaatagagtatacTAATTTTCAGTAAGAATAAAACCTATGATCAGGTAGTTGGCCTCGTAGGCAATATTGAAGTGTTGAATAGTATTCTCTTTGtttcatttttacttattcattttaaattttgcacgtttcttaaataataataattgatatgaatattttatcataatatctatattaattaatatttaatattaggTCTTAACAAGTaagagtaaaaaaatattttccaaattatGGATATGTAAAAGTGAAGAGAAGGAGTAGTATCTAACATTTGACCCCATGAAATATCTCAACTTTAAACTTTTACCTTACCTATATCTGGTGAGAATTTATGAATGGCATTTAATGACACTTGAAGCAAACTCATTCAAATTATCCAGATTTCAATAAAGACTAATCTTGAAATGTTTCTGATATGTATCTTTGGGATGGAGACTTCACTCATTAATTAAGTTGCAACATTTGCACATAAACCACTTCTTGCAAGGACTATAAACATGAACATTAATTACACAATATTCTACAGCCAAACCTATATAAACATAAATAGACATatgtttatatatttaatatttatatataatatcatCAATCCCATACATCCCAAAGGTATATCTGAGACCATTCTTCCAAGCAACATAACTATGACATAAATAGATAGATACGAGTGTACTTCAGAAAACTAATAAGACTTTGACATTTCCTCTAATGATATGAGGAGATTAGCTAGAACACACtaagactatatatatacatacatacttaAGGGATCCCAATGATGGGCATGACAGGGATATAGTAGCTAGTTGGTGCAAGTCCCCATTCTTTTGGCAGTGGTACATCAATAGTCTTGGATGAACCAAACTCATCATGACATTTTCCATTATCATTCTTGTTGGATAAAGGGCATTTTGTGTAGAACTTTAAAGGTTTAGAGATAGTGTAGGAATTATTATCATCTTCTTGAGACTTGACAATAGTAGGGCCTGTTTCTTTTCTTGAAACAAAGAGCTGATTAGGACCTCCAAGGATCTTGGCATAGCATTTGTTTGTTGGAGTAAAAGGAAGTTTTGTTTCAAAAGAGCCATCTTCTTCTGTTGTAGCCATACTCAATGTTTTCACCTGACTACACTTCACTGAAACCTTGACTCCTGGTCAATTTTGAAAAGTATggtcaaaatataataaaatatctaagACTTGGCTAATGTTTAACGTTTTGAAGTTTGTTGAAAAGTAGTTTTTGAAACTTGACGGTGTGTGTTttacttggaaaaaaaattaaagttttgtGAGTTGAAGTGAAATTCCACCCAACAGACCAGTTTTTGTAATCTGAAAATTTTTCGAAGACATATTTTCAAAAACTGACCAAATTTCATGAACAAActatattatcaaataatttttttcgaaAATCTACGGGCAAAGGGGTGCTTAGTTTCTTTTCtccttaaaaaaaatgataacatGTAGTATCCTTAAGCCTATTACATTAATGTATATGAtgaaaaaaatttcttttagaTAAAATTACTTTTCGGTGTTATATTACTTACATTAAAGTGGTGGAAATGACTCTTGTCACTTACAtatagaaatcattttttttcgtTGTTTCCAAAATCTAACAGTATGAAATATTACCAACATACTATTATCTAGCTACTTGAATACTCAACAAAAATAATCTCATCGGAAATAATCATATTCTAcggaaaaagaaaatttaccaGAGAGATCTATATGTTGATTGCAGTCTAGGCAAGTAACAGAACCCTTCAAGACATAGCAAGACGAAACCTGAAGTGTGGCAAGAACCAAAGTGATGAAGAGTGCAAATCTCAGCTGATATGGTGCCATTTGATTAAGCTTGTGCTAGCTAGCTATAGCATAAAGTATAAACTCGtgtaatgaaaataattataagtagTGGATGTTGCTAAAACAATggacataaataaataaaggagCAAGTAGTTCATCAAAAACAATAAATGAAAGGGTCCACCAGGCCTGTTGTGGTAGTTGGAAACGGTACTGAATTAACAAATGCAGGCTCATAAATATTCTCTTTAGATGTTGCTGACTTATAGCTTCttagagatgtatatatgtcaCCAACTTTTTCACATAAAATTTAAAGAGGATTAGTGTTTTCATGATTCGTTAAAGATACGTTGAAGCATAATAGAATTCAATTTAAAGATGACGCGACCAAATTTGAGTTATGAATAGCACGCCAACCCTCTCTGTTTTTCTTAATTTACATTAAGATCTCCACATCAAATAGACATTATGTTACGTGGCTAATCTTGAACAATATATTCATCCAACTTAATTACTCCGGTTAAAAAAAATGTgtcttccttttttttggtaactttttatatcatatttaataccacaagattaaataatattttgatacattctgCATGTTTAAAAAGAACTATATAAGAAATCAAGAGagttttattactattttttataCTACCTTTCTATTAAATAGCTCTATAACGTAACAACAATCAAATTTAGAGTTTTAAAGCATCATTAAGaagattaatttaataaaattcacctctaattaaaattttcttaaagaTTGTGTCAGATTACAAcgatcaaataatatgaaactgAGTATTTTAGCAGTTTAATCAAATTATTAACAGCGAATTGAAGGACAGTTCGCGGCGCTTTCCGAGTATAGTTTTTGTGGCGTTTGAAATTTAACGGCGTTTCAAATCGGTTTTGAGAATAACTCTTATATTCTGGTATTAGATTTGCGTAATTCGTTTCTTAGTCATTTACTTAGGTTGACTCAAGCTTTTATCCTTTTAATGGACCCCTTTTTAGTTAAGTTGAACAAAATCTAACAAAAATTAAACCCTTAGATCTCCAAAATCTAACAAATATTAccgaaaaaaagaaaggaaaaataaacAGAAGATTCCCAAAATAGATAAAAGTAGTCAGTCTGAAGGATCCACAAGCTAAAAACTCATGGATATATACATGCTTTATTATGTTGAAATCCATATTTGACACTCTCTGATGGGCGAGACCTTCGAGTCTAGAGTGAAGAACGTAAAGATCACCTTGGCCCATTAACAAGCCTACATGCCGCAAATATGAATTAATCAAAGATTAATATATTGACAACAATCACTGAAATTTACACTCAAGTTATATTTTATTCCAATTGAACACATAATAAAGTGTTCCTATTAAATACTGTCAATCCGACATCTGAAAAAACTTTTGTGCATTCTGACTGGAGTGTCTAAATGAAACTAGTATGAagtcgtttggtagagtgtatgcaaatAATGTTAAATATGTAGTATTAGTTAAGATGAGGTTATTTCTTATAAAGTGTTTGatttggtgtattaaaaataatatgcattgcacaatttctaaaaaaaatatttagttacAAAAATTCCCTCCACAAATATAGTGGAAAGGATGTGGAAAGATTTTGAGGGACAATTGTGTATTTAATcatgctaatgcatgcattaaaaccttttgcattactaataccatgattttttcatgtattagttatacataacataataccaAATAGTGTATAACTAATGCTTAGGTTGAAAAAAATGTAACATATACGGTACAAGTAATACACAAAACTAATGAATACATTGCACACTACCAAACCAGCCCGTACATACGTTTTTGGATAAGATTGAAAAATGTGGTTGGTGATAACTGCAAGTATCTATACTCCCAACCACAAAGATGGTTGGTCTGAAACCTTGAGTTTAATGAAGGAGAAGAGTGAGAATTAAATGAATTTCCCCTCTGCAGATACGTACACAAACAAGGAAACCTTGAAGAACCAAATTTAACATGGCATTTACTCCGATGCTATCCTACTTCTATACCAGGACGTTAAACATGTCTCCAAACCATGGAGACGTTAATTTCtttcaaccaagtaaaatacaCCTGCTCATGAAACACTTGGTAGCTGTTGTTTCAATGGTAAGGGAAACCAAATGAGTAATCACCATTTTTTATTCATATGGACACGGAATACTCAATTTCACCACTAATATAATCCATCAAATTATAAGTGGCACTCTCTTTACCGAAAATCATGCAGATTAAGCTTTAGCCAGACATATTTTTCCttctcaagaaaattcaattttcACTTCAATATGGTACTTTCAACCTATGTGAAAGGTAGCTGCACAAGGCAAGGCAGGAGCGCAGGGCAGGGCATTTTACAAGACATGAAGCACGCAACATGACTGTTTAATTTTAATAGTTgtataaattacaaaaattacatcgaaaatgtaaaaattataataatttcagGGTCagaaaacataaaaataccTGAGCCAAATAAACAACATGCTAAGAATCCAAAATTATAATATCCTAACATCAACCTACCACCTTGAAACAAAAACATTGCAACCTCACTATTTGACAAGCATGACAATCGAAAATAATTAGAGGGGATAAGGGCATGTTCATTTAATGATGTCAAAGAGAGAGAATGGAAATCTTGTTCTGCTTTCAATAATTATGCATATTACCCTAGTttcatttgaagaattatgcaATACACAATCATTTATTCAGAATCATGCAAACCCTTAAATACAATCTCCTCCCAACTTTGGGCACACAAAAAGCTACTAACGCTTAAGAGTGCCATTGAAACCGTAACAACACCATAATAGACAGCATCTAAGCATTAGAATCCAGCAGTTCAAATATTGCGATATCACCCTCTACTTCTATATGTATCTTTCAGGAAAATGGAACCCTATCAATCAACTTCTCGTTTTATCatcatttttataaataatgtgTATCAGGTAACGGAATATATACATAGCGTGATTCTAgatctagaaggtgccaatcgTACACTGGAAGTATAAACAATACTCTATGCACATGCACAAACCGAGAATTGAGTTGTGTAATacaaattataaatcaaaagagGCTCACCTGCACTAATACAATTTTGGACTTCAGGCTGGTACTTCCTCCAAGGGGTTGAGAAGAAGGGGGAATCACTCAACTCACCCAAGatgttctcttttcttttttcttttgaggCAGGGATGGGAGGGGGTCATTGAAGAGAGTGAATTTAGGGCTCAGTTCTCAGTTATACTAATGAGAATTAGGTTTCTAGATAAACAAAATACTAAAAGTGGATTTGAATGGTGATAACAGTGAGCTTATTAACTTATCAGATATACATAGAGGCATACCGGGTAAATGAACCACAAAAGAGAGGTTTTGAAGATTGAAGGCTTACATAGTTTTCCTTGATTGCTAGGGGCACAACCTGCTGCCAGGAATGAAGGGAAATCCGGGCGTCCTACCAACCCCAAAGTGTGCAACCCTCACACACACCTTGAGGCAAGTTTACTGCACCTTTCACCAGTACGCCCCAAGGAGCATCTTACATGCCTTTCAATACATTGCTTTTAAAATCTTTCAAATTACATATATTCTCCATATGCAAAGATGACTGAATCATTTTCATGTAGAACCACAAATTGATCGGAGACTCCAATGCTGAAGTATGCCCAAGGCTATGTCACATAGTTAAGACTGAAAGAGTAGCAAGTTTACATCACATAGTTAGGACTGAAGGACGAACCAAGTTTCTTGACCTCTCTAGTTTCTCTATCCCCAAGATCTTAACACCTATCCTGAGCTTTTTCACCACTAAATCCACAGAGTTTGTCTTCTAATATGGCTTCTATGGAGTTCTTATCTCTacaaatatcaaaatagacaCCCTTGTCCAAAAGTTATTATTAGACTAGACTATGCAGCCATGTACATGGACtaatatataataatgctgGAGATTGTTACATGGACTAATATATTTGTATCAAGTTTGATGTGCtgcttttctttttaatatatCAGAAATATTTGTTGAAGCAAAAGACCTTTACTAACCAAAGGTTGTCTAATACAAGTACATATTGCATCTTCCGAAAATCTATCCATTTATCTATCCAACATGAATTTCCCCACCACACTGGATTTGATAACTAGTTACTAGGTTTGAATCTGACCAGTTTTTAATATACTTGGAGGATCCATCAAAATACACGTCCGTCCAATACCGGTAGGACATGAATACATTGAGGAAAATGAAGAGTCTGTACAATAACTACAGATGAGAAGAGGTAATGAATGCAAAGTATTTTTGGACAGGAGAAAAGATAGTGTTGGTTTAATTTTCTGGAAACCAAAGAATGGTAAAAAAAACTGAATAGATAGAACCATGATACATCCCTAAAAGGTGTAACGGTAAATCGACTTTTGTCGCCCCATTAAAATGTCTGCCACTTTGCCAGTAAAGAGCAAGAAAACCACGTTTTCTGTGGTGATGACAGATTGCACCT
This Solanum dulcamara chromosome 8, daSolDulc1.2, whole genome shotgun sequence DNA region includes the following protein-coding sequences:
- the LOC129901047 gene encoding vesicle-associated membrane protein 714; protein product: MAIVYAVVARGTTVLAEFSAVTGNTGAVARRILEKLPDETESRLCFSQDRYIFHILRSDGITFLCMANETFGRRIPFSYLEDIHMRFMKNYGKVASYAPAYSMNDEFSRVLHQQMEFFSSNPSADTLNRVRGEVGEIRTIMVDNIEKILERGDRIELLIDKTGTMQDNAFHFRKQSKRLRRALWMKNAKLLGLLTCLIVLFLYLIIAACCGGITLPSCRS
- the LOC129899357 gene encoding uncharacterized protein LOC129899357, which codes for MAPYQLRFALFITLVLATLQVSSCYVLKGSVTCLDCNQHIDLSGVKVSVKCSQVKTLSMATTEEDGSFETKLPFTPTNKCYAKILGGPNQLFVSRKETGPTIVKSQEDDNNSYTISKPLKFYTKCPLSNKNDNGKCHDEFGSSKTIDVPLPKEWGLAPTSYYIPVMPIIGIP